A stretch of DNA from Alteromonas gilva:
CAACATTACGCCATCGGCTTTAAAGAAATTTGGCAAATACCGCCCGAACAGCACCAGGCAGGACTTGTCATCCACTGTGCTGGCTGGCCACTGAATGACGCTGCTGGCGGTGGGTATTTATATCATGCGGAAAACAACCAGGTGCTGGTCGGCCTGATTGTGGATTTAAATTATCAAAACCCTTATTTAAGCCCCTTTGACGAATTTCAGCGCCTTAAACATCATCCCCTGTTTGCCAGCTATTTAACCGGTGGAGAACGTATTGCCTATGGTGCACGGGCGATCACCAAAGGCGGCTATCATGCGCTACCACAAATGGCATTTCCCGGTGGCTGCCTGATTGGTTGTAATGCAGGAACGCTCAATTTTTCTAAAATTAAAGGCATCCATACGGCAATTAAGTCAGGCATAGTTGCGGCCGACACAATTGTTGAACAGTTAAGCCGAAACACTGACATTAATTTTTGTACGCATTTTAATCAGACCTTTAAAAATAGTGATCTGTGCAAAGAACTTTATAAAGCGCGCAATTTTGGACCTGCATTACATAAGTTCGGTAATTTAGTAGGCGGTGCGTTTAATACCATTGAACAAAATTTACTCAATGGCAATTCGCCTTTCACAATTAAAGACACTAAAGCTGACTTTTCAAATATGAAAACAGCGACTAACTATTCGCCAATTAATTATCCCAAACCCGACAATAAACTCAGCTTTGACAAATTAAGCTCCGTCTATTTGGCAAATACCAGTCACGATGAAGATCAGCCTTGTCATCTGCAGTTAAAAGATAAACAGATCCCCATTACAGTAAATCTTCCAGAATACGCAGAGCCCGCTCAACGCTATTGCCCGGCGGGCGTCTATGAGATCGTCAATAACGAACAACATCAGCCTGAATTGCAAATAAATGCAGCCAATTGTGTGCATTGTAAAACCTGTGATATTAAAGATCCGTCACAAAATATACGTTGGTTTGTTCCCGAAGGTGGCAGTGGCCCTAACTATCCAAACATGTAAAATTACTGGCTATTTTTGATCAGTAAAATAATTTTTGAAAACTCACTTATTTAATTTAGAATTAGGGGCGTACTTTAACCAACTATTGGATAAATAAAATGAGTGAGTTTTTAAATGTATTAACTCATGGAAGACGTTTACAAGGTGCCGTAAAGGAATTATCGGTAGAAGAATTAGAAAGTGTCCAACAAAAACTATCCAGCATTATAGATAAAAGAAAAGAGCAGGAAGCTGAGGCAGCTAAAGCACAACAAGAAAAGCTGGCTAAACTGGAAGAAATAAAACAGCAAATGAGTGAAGCAGGTATCGACATTGCTGATTTGCAGGACGTAAGCGAAACTAAATCAAAACGTAAAACTGGCAAAAAACGTCCGATAAAGTACAAAATCACCAAAGACGGTGAAACTACAACCTGGACCGGTGTAGGCCGTATGCCGTTAGTATTCAAAGAAGTACTTGAAAATGGCCAGTCACTGGACGATTTCGCCGTTTAATGCCTGAACCCTGGCGCCCACCCTACCCGGAGACTTCCTTCCAACTATGACCATTTCACTGAATTACGAGCAGTTTGAGTGTGATCAGTCAGAGGCGCCATGGGTTGTGTTAATTCACGGCCTGTTTGGCAATTTAGACAATCTGGCCGTGCTGCGCCGTGCCTTGCAAAACGATTTCAACGTGTTGGCTATCGATTTGCCTGACCACGGCGAGTCACCCTGGGTGGAGACCTTTACACAAGCAGGCTGTGTCAACGCCCTGTATGAATTGCTAGCACAACAATCTATCAGCAAATGTCACCTGATTGGCCATTCATTAGGGGGTAAGGTGGCAATGAAAATGGCGTTACATCACCCCGGCATTATAAGTAGTCTGATAGTGCTGGATATCGCCCCAACCTCTTATCAGCCAAGCCACCAGGGAGTATTCGCTGGCCTCAAAAAAGTTGATCTGAGCAGCATTAGTAGCCGTAAAGAAGCCGACAATGTAATGCAAACAGAAATCAAGATTGCCGGTGTGCGACAGTTTTTGCTGAAAAGTCTCTATCAGGATACACAGGGACACTGGCAGTGGCGCTTTAATGTAGCGGGTCTGGAAAAGGACTACGTCAACATAAGTAGTTTTGAGACGTCACAGGATCAACAGTTTGCAGGGCCTGTAACCTTTATCAAAGGTGGCGAGTCGGATTACATTACACGTGAGCATCAATCCACAATCGCGCAGTTATTTCCTGCTGCAAAAGCAAAAATTGTGGAAGGGGTTGGTCATTGGTTGCATGCCGAAAAGCCCCAGGTGGTCAATAAACTTGTACTGCGCGCGTTACAACAGTAGCGCTCTATTCACCCTGTAAATAATAACTATTTGCATTTGAGCATTTATTTTATGCTAAACTCGCGACAAATATGGCTGATGTTGCTAAGACAAACCACCCGAACACGTTAAAAACGGAATTTTGAAGCGACATGGGTCACGCTGATCAGGGTTGGCACAGACAATGATTAACGACGCGAAGATTGCCTGCGACAGCGCCAATACTGTGGTATAGTCTGCGCGCAAAAAAGTAGTGAAGGTTTTTTATGTTTGCAAAGTATTACGAACAAATCGAATCCATCATGCTTGATTTGGCCTTAGTATGCCTGTTTGTTCTTATGATTTTTGCCGTGCATGACGTACTTAAAAAAAATGACGTCCCCCTGATTGGCAAAGTCGTTGCCTATGGTGTGCTGGGCCTTGGTGCTATGG
This window harbors:
- a CDS encoding H-NS histone family protein codes for the protein MSEFLNVLTHGRRLQGAVKELSVEELESVQQKLSSIIDKRKEQEAEAAKAQQEKLAKLEEIKQQMSEAGIDIADLQDVSETKSKRKTGKKRPIKYKITKDGETTTWTGVGRMPLVFKEVLENGQSLDDFAV
- a CDS encoding electron transfer flavoprotein-ubiquinone oxidoreductase, encoding MERESMEFDIVIVGAGPAGLSSAIRAAQQAAKNHQELTICVIEKGSEVGAHILSGGVMEPGALEELIPDWQNKVAPLNQPVTAEATYLLRSETSATRLPDMLTPKTMHNQGNYIVSLANLCRWLAEQAEALGVEIFPGFAAAEILYNDDGSVGGVITGDMGVAADGSEKDSYIPGMALKAKYTLFAEGSRGHLGKALISQFELDKDKTAQHYAIGFKEIWQIPPEQHQAGLVIHCAGWPLNDAAGGGYLYHAENNQVLVGLIVDLNYQNPYLSPFDEFQRLKHHPLFASYLTGGERIAYGARAITKGGYHALPQMAFPGGCLIGCNAGTLNFSKIKGIHTAIKSGIVAADTIVEQLSRNTDINFCTHFNQTFKNSDLCKELYKARNFGPALHKFGNLVGGAFNTIEQNLLNGNSPFTIKDTKADFSNMKTATNYSPINYPKPDNKLSFDKLSSVYLANTSHDEDQPCHLQLKDKQIPITVNLPEYAEPAQRYCPAGVYEIVNNEQHQPELQINAANCVHCKTCDIKDPSQNIRWFVPEGGSGPNYPNM
- a CDS encoding DUF2788 domain-containing protein — its product is MFAKYYEQIESIMLDLALVCLFVLMIFAVHDVLKKNDVPLIGKVVAYGVLGLGAMGFVAKGIIQLIWQSNGVSG
- a CDS encoding alpha/beta fold hydrolase — protein: MTISLNYEQFECDQSEAPWVVLIHGLFGNLDNLAVLRRALQNDFNVLAIDLPDHGESPWVETFTQAGCVNALYELLAQQSISKCHLIGHSLGGKVAMKMALHHPGIISSLIVLDIAPTSYQPSHQGVFAGLKKVDLSSISSRKEADNVMQTEIKIAGVRQFLLKSLYQDTQGHWQWRFNVAGLEKDYVNISSFETSQDQQFAGPVTFIKGGESDYITREHQSTIAQLFPAAKAKIVEGVGHWLHAEKPQVVNKLVLRALQQ